One genomic window of Phoenix dactylifera cultivar Barhee BC4 chromosome 6, palm_55x_up_171113_PBpolish2nd_filt_p, whole genome shotgun sequence includes the following:
- the LOC103702230 gene encoding transmembrane protein 87A-like, whose product MARTGPFLSLALPPPLLLLLVLVFSVWCVAEASVHDYGGESFTSQGNAFILHGGSEGLYASLPSANSSASYGASFIRFEKITFRIPKKAAATGKHESPWTVKAIIFEVKDRGAIGGSAYGGQRAICCTPDLAKIGACTEGTVIYRLSSHSPDWPQVFTASFKAGDLEATLPSQTIQITKTGMYNLYFIYCDPALNGLVIEGKTIWKNPTGYLPGRMAPLMKFYGFMSLAVVVLGVYWFSQYAKFWREVMPLQNCITLVIALGMFEMALWYFEYAEFNETGVRPKGITFWAVTFSTVKRTVSRVLILVVSMGFGVVRPTLGGLTSKVTLLGGTFFLASEVLELVENVGAVSDLSGKARLFLVLPVAILDAFFVIWIFTSLSKTLSKLRIKRMTAKLDIYRKFTNALTVAVVISVGWIGYEIYFKSTDVYNEQWQNAWIIPALWQFLSFSLLCVICALWAPSQNSMRYAYSDDGSEEFDREDVLSLMKPGPFTSKESWSFSVSPDAKMPPGVNTAISHNGDTEEDKRE is encoded by the exons ATGGCGAGGACGGGTCCGTTCCTCTCGCTCGCGttacctcctcctcttcttcttcttcttgttctggtATTCTCTGTCTGGTGCGTTGCTGAGGCGTCGGTCCACGACTACGGAGGGGAGAGTTTCACAAGCCAGGGCAATGCCTTCATCCTTCACGGTGGCAGCGAAGGCCTCTACGCCTCCCTCCCCTCCGCCAACTCTTCCGCCTCCTACGGCGCCTCCTTCATCCG ATTCGAAAAGATCACTTTCAGAATACCAAAGAAAGCTGCTGCAACAGGGAAACATGAAAGCCCTTGGACAGTCAAAGCCATTATTTTTGAGGTAAAAGATCGAGGGGCAATTGGTGGCTCAGCCTATGGTGGTCAAAGAGCCATTTGCTGCACACCTGATCTAGCAAAAATAGGCGCTTGCACGGAAGGCACAGTCATCTATCGCCTCTCCTCCCACAGCCCTGATTGGCCGCAAGTATTTACTGCTTCCTTTAAGGCTGGCGATCTTGAGGCAACACTACCATCCCAAACCATACAGATCACAAAAACTGGGATGTATAACCTCTATTTCATTTACTGTGATCCAGCGCTTAATGGACTGGTCATAGAGGGGAAGACCATATGGAAGAACCCTACTGGTTATCTACCAGGAAGGATGGCTCCTCTCATGAAATTCTATGGATTCATGTCTCTTGCTGTTGTGGTTCTTGGCGTGTACTGGTTCTCACAATATGCAAAGTTTTGGAGAGAGGTTATGCCACTTCAGAACTGCATAACACTAGTCATTGCTTTGGGAATGTTTGAAATGGCATTATGGTATTTTGAATATGCTGAATTTAATGAAACTGGAGTCCGGCCAAAGGGAATTACTTTCTGGGCTGTAACATTCAGTACTGTTAAACGAACAGTCTCGCGTGTGTTGATCCTTGTTGTTTCCATGGGATTTGGTGTTGTGAGGCCTACTCTGGGTGGACTCACTTCTAAGGTTACTCTGCTTGGAGGCACATTTTTTCTTGCATCAGAGGTTCTTGAATTGGTGGAAAATGTTGGTGCTGTAAGCGATCTTAGTGGAAAGGCAAGATTGTTCTTGGTTCTCCCAGTGGCAATTTTGGATGCATTCTTCGTAATTTGGATATTCACTTCTCTCTCCAAAACTCTTAGCAAACTGCGG ATAAAACGGATGACAGCCAAGCTAGATATCTACAGGAAATTTACAAATGCGTTGACTGTTGCTGTTGTCATATCTGTTGGTTGGATTGGTTATGAG ATATACTTCAAGTCAACTGATGTGTACAATGAGCAGTGGCAGAACGCCTGGATTATTCCTGCCTTGTGGCagttcctctccttctctcttctctgtgTCATATGTGCTCTTTGGGCACCCTCTCAGAACTCAATGAG ATATGCCTACTCGGATGATGGAAGTGAGGAGTTTGACCGAGAGGATGTCCTTTCACTAATGAAGCCAGGACCATTTACTTCCAAAGAAAGCTGGAGCTTTTCTGTGTCACCTGATGCCAAAATGCCTCCGGGAGTTAATACTGCCATTTCGCACAATGGAGATACTGAAGAAGACAAAAGGGAGTAG
- the LOC103702219 gene encoding probable nucleoredoxin 1-1, whose product MAGVGGDDNGAACRHDLKSLLAADERDFLVRNNGDQVKIANLEGKTIGLYFSASWCPPCRRFTPKLIETYGKLSSEGKDFEVVFVSADRDEDSFNGYFAKMPWLAIPFSDTKARDRLDEVFKVRGIPHLVILDASGEVLNEEGVQAVGDYGSEGYPFTLEKINKLKEDEEAAKREQTLQTVLVSPSRDYLILNNGNQVPVSELEGKIVCLYFSVSGFQPCDEFTLVLAKIYRTLKEKGESFEVVMVSLDDEESSFKEGFAGMPWLAIPFGDESCKKLVRYFELRTIPTLVVLGSDGKTLHSNIAELVEEHGEEAWEGFPFSQDKMDLLAEKAKAKLAAQSLESLLVSGEIDYVIGKDGVQIPVSELMGKNILLYFSAQWCGPCRAFLPKLIEEYRKIKDKDSAFEVVFISSDRDQKSFEDFFSGMPWLALPFGDERKKSLNRVFKIRGIPSLVAIGPTGRTVTKDAKLLLMIHGADAYPFTEERIKELEDQLEEMAKGWPEKLKHDLHEEHELVLIRCGKYGCDGCDGLGDKWSYRCTECNFDLHPRCALAEDKKKTGEEDHGEEQGKTEEGYVCDGDACRKA is encoded by the exons GATCTCAAGTCGCTGCTCGCCGCCGATGAGAGGGATTTCCTCGTCCGTAACAATGGCGATCAG GTGAAGATCGCAAATCTTGAAGGGAAAACTATCGGTCTCTACTTCTCAGCCTCATGGTGTCCACCTTGTAGGCGCTTCACCCCAAAGCTGATTGAAACTTATGGTAAGCTCTCCTCGGAGGGGAAGGACTTCGAGGTTGTCTTCGTGTCAGCTGACAGGGATGAGGATTCATTTAATGGTTACTTCGCAAAGATGCCATGGCTTGCCATTCCATTCTCTGACACCAAGGCCCGTGATCGCCTTGATGAGGTGTTCAAGGTGAGGGGCATACCCCACCTTGTCATCCTTGATGCAAGCGGAGAGGTTCTTAATGAAGAGGGTGTCCAGGCCGTAGGGGACTATGGCTCTGAGGGGTACCCCTTCACTCTTGAGAAAATCAACAAGCTGAAGGAGGACGAGGAGGCTGCTAAAAGGGAGCAAACTCTTCAGACTGTGCTGGTTTCGCCCTCCCGTGACTATTTGATTCTGAATAATGGGAATCAG GTGCCTGTGTCGGAGCTCGAAGGAAAGATAGTATGCCTGTACTTCTCAGTTAGCGGTTTCCAACCATGCGACGAGTTCACTCTGGTGCTTGCGAAAATATATAGAACTCTGAAGGAAAAGGGAGAGAGCTTTGAAGTTGTGATGGTGTCCTTGGATGATGAAGAATCATCCTTCAAAGAAGGCTTTGCGGGCATGCCGTGGCTTGCTATCCCTTTCGGGGATGAGAGCTGCAAGAAGCTTGTGCGCTACTTCGAACTCAGGACAATACCAACTTTGGTTGTTCTTGGCTCTGACGGGAAGACCCTGCATTCCAATATAGCCGAGCTTGTGGAAGAGCACGGGGAGGAAGCATGGGAGGGATTCCCATTTTCTCAGGACAAAATGGATCTGCTCGCAGAGAAGGCGAAAGCAAAATTGGCAGCACAGTCGCTGGAGTCCCTTCTGGTTTCTGGGGAGATAGATTATGTCATTGGCAAAGATGGTGTCCAG aTTCCAGTGTCGGAGCTCATGGGAAAGAACATTCTCCTCTACTTCTCAGCACAGTGGTGCGGCCCCTGCCGTGCCTTCCTACCTAAACTAATAGAGGAATACAGGAAGATCAAGGACAAGGACAGCGCCTTTGAGGTGGTCTTCATCTCCAGCGATCGAGACCAGAAATCTTTTGAGGACTTCTTCTCAGGCATGCCTTGGTTGGCGCTCCCCTTCGGGGATGAGCGAAAGAAGTCTTTGAACCGCGTCTTCAAAATACGCGGAATCCCTTCCCTCGTTGCCATTGGACCTACCGGACGGACGGTCACCAAGGATGCGAAGCTTCTCTTGATGATCCATGGAGCTGATGCCTATCCATTCACAGAGGAAAGGATCAAGGAGTTGGAGGATCAGCTCGAAGAGATGGCAAAGGGGTGGCCTGAGAAGTTGAAACATGATCTCCATGAGGAGCACGAGCTTGTGCTGATTCGCTGTGGCAAATATGGCTGCGATGGATGCGATGGGCTGGGAGACAAATGGTCCTACCGCTGCACCGAGTGCAACTTTGATTTGCACCCTAGGTGTGCGTTAGCGgaggataagaagaaaactgGTGAGGAGGACCATGGTGAAGAGCAGGGAAAGACTGAGGAAGGATATGTATGTGATGGGGATGCCTGCCGCAAAGCCTAG